One part of the Mya arenaria isolate MELC-2E11 chromosome 3, ASM2691426v1 genome encodes these proteins:
- the LOC128226097 gene encoding CD109 antigen-like, producing the protein MRLEPVLALYIAVLSGVCAQHSSRKNRGQTQDVSWGTYVVFFHTNFHLNEPFEIFFRQLGDHYNTVEAKLISERWEDGKEINKTVATASIFLTPSKMEGTISLKLSEAAMDGSDYRYHGYYLDLKGSGKQLFENSTRVGIAYRDEPLLDEHIFVQTDKRMYKTRQKVLYRVFVLDKEMKPVDSPLDIEIFDDKNNKIKEDIGVRGLFGVSGELQLSDAPSLGAWGIKATKKYEDNETISTMGKFFVSEYVLPKYDVQLKLPDYGTVDGRELKGTVIAKYTYGKPVKGRVVLTVKNNNNYWKQEHFAPKAVQTQFEINGEAEFSIPMDTLLKFDPDLKQHSLGVEANVTEEETGESRVAFSQVNFVKEPISISFADGRTYFHENTAFFRPGFPFTTYVKVSLPDGRPLAVSGERLRVTVTYFTYNASSSYRRTVAPKTPTSQLMTFLSPYPGGQVIFMPEQFLTVPGNGVVKINLNIPSDVASGHIEALVKTKKASLNLSTFKTKSDAYINLEMKTGYVKVGDQAEFILTSNVRPSEKITYHILKQGKILETHYTNIYSANTQISFFVKMTVDMAPRSKIVAYYYNRDSDEFINDGLEFAVEMNFKNDMSLRFDRSQVAPGSNVTLSARADPNSQIFLCAVDKSVLLMDQENNNQITQRRIQEELGLHQLKPNIYNNAYLYSKLGGYDPGDLFYHADLLFMSDVRVYNFHLSLHFC; encoded by the exons ATGCGATTAGAACCTGTCTTAGCACTGTATATTGCGGTGCTCTCTGGAGTATGTGCCCAACATTCGTCACGGAAAAACAG GGGCCAGACACAAGACGTATCATGGGGAACTTACGTCGTGTTTTTCCACACTAACTTTCATTTGAACGAACCGTTTGAGATCTTCTTTCGCCAGCTGGGTGACCACTACAATACTGTAGAGGCCAAGCTGATCAGCGAAAGATGGGAGGACGGGAAAGAGATCAACAAAACAGTGGCAACCGCATCCATCTTTTTAACGCCAA GTAAAATGGAGGGCACTATATCGTTAAAG TTATCGGAAGCTGCAATGGACGGGTCTGATTATCGGTATCACGGATACTACCTGGACTTGAAAGGTAGCGGGAAACAATTATTCGAGAACTCCACGAGGGTCGGGATTGCGTACAGGGACGAGCCCCTTTTAGACGAGCATATTTTCGTCCAGACAGACAAACGGATGTACAAAACAAGACAGAAGG TTTTGTACCGTGTGTTTGTTTTGGACAAAGAGATGAAGCCGGTTGATTCGCCTCTGGACATCGAAATCTTT GATGACAAGAACAACAAAATCAAAGAGGATATAGGAGTGCGAGGATTGTTTGGGGTATCCGGTGAGCTACAGCTCTCAGATGCACCATCTCTCGGTGCGTGGGGAATAAAGGCGACGAAAAAG TATGAGGATAATGAGACAATTTCAACAATGGGGAAATTCTTTGTATCTGAATATG TACTCCCTAAATATGACGTGCAACTCAAGTTGCCAGACTATGGAACAGTGGATGGTCGGGAGCTTAAAGGAACGGTTATCGCAAA atacaCTTATGGGAAACCAGTAAAAGGTCGGGTAGTTTTAAcggtaaaaaataataacaattattggAAACAGGAGCATTTTGCGCCGAAAGCCGTTCAAACGCAATTTGAG ATCAACGGTGAAGCAGAATTTAGTATACCCATGGACACTTTATTAAAATTCGACCCCGACCTAAAACAACACTCGCTTGGAGTTGAGGCAAATGTCACGGAAGAAGAAACTGGCGAGTCGCGTGTTGCCTTTAGTCAAGTTAACTTTGTAAAGGAACCAATTAGCATAAGCTTCGCCGATGGAAGAACATATTTCCACGAAAACACCGCATTTTTTCGACCGGGATTTCCGTTTACGACATAC GTGAAAGTAAGTCTACCGGACGGACGACCGCTTGCAGTGAGTGGAGAACGACTAAGAGTGACCGTCACTTACTTTACGTACAACGCGTCAAGCTCTTATAGACGCACAGTTGCCCCGAAGACCCCAACATCACAGCTGATGACATTTCTGTCACCATACCCTGGCGGGCAGGTTATATTTATGCCTGAACAGTTCTTAACCGTCCCCGGGAATGGCGTGGTAAAGATTAACCTGAACATTCCGAGCGATGTCGCTTCCGGACATATCGAG GCACTAGTTAAAACTAAAAAGGCATCCTTGAATTTGTCAACTTTTAAAACGAAGAGCGACGCCTACATTAATCTGGAGATGAAAACGGGATATGTAAAG GTTGGAGACCAAGCCGAGTTCATCCTAACCAGCAACGTCAGGCCATCAGAGAAAATCACATATCAC aTACTCAAACAAGGCAAAATACTGGAGACCCACTATACCAACATCTACTCAGCCAACACTCAGATCTCGTTCTTTGTCAAAATGACGGTGGACATGGCCCCACGAAGCAAGATCGTCGCCTATTACTACAACAGAGATTCTGATGAGTTTATTAATGATGGACTGGAGTTTGCTgtggaaatgaatttcaaaaatgac ATGAGTTTACGATTTGACCGATCCCAAGTGGCACCCGGCAGTAATGTGACGTTGTCGGCAAGGGCAGACCCGAACTCGCAGATATTTCTGTGTGCTGTGGACAAGAGTGTTCTTCTGATGGatcaagaaaacaacaaccaaaTCACGCAGCGAAGG ATTCAAGAAGAACTCGGACTTCACCAACTGAAACCAAACATCTATAACAATGCTTACCTGTATTCGAAACTTGGTGGATACGATCCTGgagatttattttat CACGCTGACCTTTTGTTTATGTCAGATGTTCGGGTGTACAATTTCCACCTCTCGTTAC ACTTTTGTTGA
- the LOC128226911 gene encoding CD109 antigen-like, which yields MHWDRGSQRSYAACQGSHCEYDAQAFPVRTKFPETWIWSNLTTSSSGVATLTMEVPDTITDWVATGFALNRDSGIGVASQPANVTTYLPFFVSLHLPFSIVSQEMAVIQAVVFNYYPHDLYANVKLKTSKDAFTSMEVNKYGEEEEVKEDIEKCILVRSNDASSAYFVIKPQTIGTINLEVEATSNMGRDTVRRSIVVKPPGIEKEENVAALISLKSGAKFEKEIPIMYPPRIVPGSERVQVTVIGDLFGPSLEHLDRLLQIPHGCGEQNMVRFAPAIAAAVYLNATGRYDQKVEKRIQHIMETGYQRQLTYQHPSGGFRAFNHREEMGSLWLTAFVLRSFAQANEFTYIDPAVVERGVRFILNNQRKEGSFNSTGFVHNKAMQGSSVSSSKALAAYVLIALREVLDAEIMTNQTHITELRDALLSTWSFISKAAPQMTEEYEMAITAYALVRMRKGGEEAVLDRLSKSFDRKSNDGLVYWRQSTKSQEVEVAAYVLLTYALRRDTEKGLPILRWIIKQRSPYGGYFSTQDTVIALEGLSEFAAQLYTTNVNLNITVSQAYDSDELLVTPESMDVLQIQEIAPETRSVHVAAVGNGMALVEVSTFYNLLNEDKTPNFEVRVSTNASDTRKFNLEACARWTGKEDSGMVLIEIAFPSGYEPVPIHSQTQPIGDKYVSTKRREMDEGHLVLYYSKMVDSWHCYRVEVQKANTVVKPQPVPVTVFSYYDPDMSATTFYLPDVLKKGAICDFCGVECGCGFDPDAVPKERCMSGSMMIYPQAYPRPVMEVNKTPYPGRTIQNITTFEASMQRLRPNKWRRGQTIPVITRTGQLPVSVSRKETYRGGNAGTGGLMYPMPSANYMKRQSIRTVGKEVPIYSPGVSHTRTITRTGSSLPIYSPTVSRTRTISRTGSHVPIYSPTVSRRRTVSSRRSTESNMYPVISYGKQTNVGG from the exons ATGCATTGGGATCGCGGCTCACAAAGGTCGTATGCTGCTTGTCAAGGATCACATTGTGAATACGACGCACAAGCATTCCCCGTCCGTACAAAATTTCCGGAAACGTGGATATGGTCAAACCTGACTACCAG CTCTTCTGGAGTTGCGACGTTGACAATGGAAGTTCCGGACACCATTACAGACTGGGTGGCGACTGGATTCGCCCTCAACCGAGACTCGGGCATTGGCGTAGCCTCGCAGCCTGCAAAT GTGACGACGTATCTGCCGTTCTTTGTGAGTCTCCACCTGCCGTTCTCTATCGTCTCCCAGGAGATGGCTGTCATTCAAGCCGTGGTTTTTAACTACTACCCTCACGATCTATAT GCGAACGTGAAACTGAAGACGTCGAAAGATGCATTCACAAGCATGGAAGTGAATAAGTATGGCGAAGAGGAGGAGGTGAAAGAAGATATTGAGAAATGCATACTT GTTCGTTCTAACGACGCGAGTTCTGCATACTTCGTGATCAAACCTCAGACGATCGGAACAATCAACCTCGAGGTCGAGGCTACCTCCAACATGGGACGCGACACAGTTAGGAGGTCAATAGTTGTCAAG CCTCCGGGTATTGAAAAAGAGGAGAATGTAGCAGCCTTGATTTCCCTGAAATCCGGAGCTAAATTTGAGAAAGAGATTCCAATCATGTACCCGCCGCGTATTGTGCCTGGGTCTGAAAGAGTTCAAGTCACTGTTATCG GCGACCTTTTCGGACCGTCCCTGGAACATCTGGACAGGTTGTTGCAAATTCCGCACGGGTGTGGAGAACAGAACATGGTCAGATTCGCACCTGCCATCGCAGCCGCTGTGTACCTAAACGCCACTGGGAGATATGACCAGAAGGTTGAGAAAAGGATACAGCACATTATGGAGACTG GTTACCAAAGACAGTTAACATACCAGCACCCCTCTGGAGGATTCAGGGCCTTTAATCATCGTGAAGAAATGGGGAGTCTTTG GCTGACGGCCTTTGTACTTCGGTCGTTTGCACAAGCCAACGAGTTTACGTACATTGATCCAGCGGTTGTTGAGCGGGGTGTtcgatttattttaaataaccaaCGCAAGGAAGGATCCTTTAATTCGACCGGTTTCGTTCATAACAAAGCCATGCAG GGTAGTTCGGTCTCATCAAGCAAAGCACTGGCGGCCTACGTTCTGATTGCTCTCCGAGAAGTACTGGATGCTGAAATCATG ACAAATCAGACACATATCACAGAGTTACGTGACGCCTTACTGTCAACTTGGTCCTTCATATCGAAAGCCGCTCCCCAGATGACCGAGGAATACGAGATGGCAATTACAGCGTATGCTTTAGTGCGCATGCGCAAAGGAGGGGAGGAAGCCGTTCTTGACAGATTGTCCAAGAGTTTTGACAGAAAGAGCAATG ACGGTCTTGTATATTGGCGTCAGTCAACCAAGAGTCAAGAAGTCGAAGTTGCGGCGTACGTTCTTCTTACATACGCACTAAGGCGGGACACAGAGAAAGGACTTCCTATTCTGAGATGGATCATCAAACAGAGATCCCCGTATGGAGGCTACTTCTCCACCCAG GATACGGTGATCGCGCTAGAGGGTCTGAGCGAGTTTGCTGCCCAACTGTACACAACGAACGTCAATTTGAACATAACTGTGAGTCAAGCGTATGACTCAGACGAACTCCTAGTGACTCCAGAAAGTATGGATGTGCTGCAGATTCAAGAG ATAGCTCCAGAAACCCGCTCTGTGCATGTAGCAGCTGTAGGAAATGGTATGGCTTTAGTTGAG GTGAGCACCTTTTATAACCTTCTGAACGAGGACAAAACGCCCAACTTTGAAGTCCGTGTCTCCACCAACGCCTCCGACACAAGAAAGTTCAACTTGGAAGCTTGCGCGAG ATGGACGGGCAAGGAAGACAGTGGGATGGTGTTAATAGAGATTGCGTTCCCTTCGGGATACGAACCTGTCCCTATCCATTCCCAGACTCAACCGATCGGTGACAAATATGTCTCTACAAAACGCCGTGAAATGGATGAAGGCCATCTCGTCCTCTATTACTCTAAG ATGGTGGACTCTTGGCACTGTTATCGCGTGGAAGTGCAGAAAGCCAACACGGTAGTGAAGCCCCAACCTGTCCCCGTCACTGTCTTCTCCTATTATGATCCGG ATATGAGCGCGACAACGTTCTACTTGCCGGATGTGCTCAAGAAAGGCGCCATCTGTGACTTCTGCGGTGTTGAGTGCGGATGTGGCTTCGACCCGGATGCCGTACCTAAG gAACGCTGTATGTCTGGGTCAATGATGATATACCCGCAAGCGTACCCGCGCCCCGTCATGGAGGTGAATAAGACTCCCTACCCCGGAAGAACCATACAGAACATAACCACATTCGAGGCTTCCATGCAGCGGCTGCGACCCAACAAGTGGCGCCGAGGACAAACAATCCCTGTCATCACACGTACAGGCCAACTTCCGGTGTCGGTTTCCCGTAAAGAGACGTACAGAGGTGGAAACGCCGGTACTGGTGGCTTGATGTACCCAATGCCGTCCGCTAATTACATGAAACGTCAGAGCATCAGAACTGTCGGAAAGGAAGTGCCCATTTATTCTCCAGGAGTATCGCACACACGGACAATCACACGAACCGGAAGTTCGTTGCCAATCTACTCGCCGACAGTGTCGCGGACTCGGACAATATCGAGAACCGGAAGTCACGTCCCAATTTATTCTCCCACTGTGTCCCGAAGACGGACAGTATCGTCTAGACGATCAACTGAGTCTAACATGTACCCTGTCATCTCTTACGGAAAGCAAACCAATGTCGGGGGATAA